Proteins from a single region of Trypanosoma brucei brucei TREU927 chromosome 7, complete sequence:
- a CDS encoding ribosomal RNA processing protein 4 (identical to GP:14250901: Rrp4p homologue {Trypanosoma brucei} (PMID:11447124)): MHHCRTPLFYYRFLYCLFTLFVVMSVPTCITGDTICGSAGPSKLDYVEDHVFLRGYNTYEGNNPNGAAAAQEGGGEIIASINGMVEVTDRVVSVKGMSSRYVAEVGDIVVGRVKEVCGNRWRVDVGAFQDAVMPLANVTEPGGILRRRGRSDELTMRNIFDEGELVVAEVQRVSQDGLISLHTRSGEKYGKLSDFGLLVLISPALVKRVKHHFMCLEFIHVNLVLGTNGAIWVSPATATTATESAKSAYDRFDADIRRAVTRVANCIRVMGNARFPVFDKSIEAAVKASIDFVLGPFEILYPGNQNLITTTVLDTINTRKRTIY; this comes from the coding sequence ATGCATCATTGTCGAACCCCTCTGTTTTACTATCGTTTTCTCTACTGTTTGTTTACTCTCTTCGTAGTGATGAGTGTCCCGACGTGCATAACAGGTGACACCATTTGTGGGTCTGCGGGCCCCTCAAAACTCGATTACGTTGAAGATCATGTTTTCCTCCGAGGATACAACACTTACGAAGGCAACAACCCGAACGGTGCAGCTGCAGCACAAGAGGGTGGTGGAGAAATTATTGCCTCAATCAATGGGATGGTTGAAGTAACAGACAGAGTTGTCTCAGTTAAAGGTATGTCTTCCCGGTACGTCGCAGAGGTTGGTGATATTGTGGTCGGGCGCGTTAAGGAAGTATGTGGTAACCGATGGCGTGTTGATGTTGGGGCCTTTCAGGATGCAGTGATGCCTTTGGCTAATGTCACTGAACCCGGTGGCATCCTGAGGAGGAGGGGCCGAAGTGATGAACTTACTATGAGGAACATATTTGACGAAGGGGAGTTGGTCGTTGCCGAGGTGCAGCGCGTTTCTCAAGATGGCCTGATATCCTTACACACCCGATCAGGAGAGAAGTATGGGAAGCTATCCGACTTTGGTTTACTGGTACTAATTTCACCAGCTCTTGTTAAACGTGTCAAGCACCACTTTATGTGTTTGGAGTTCATACACGTAAATCTGGTTCTTGGCACAAATGGTGCTATATGGGTCAGtccagcaacagcaactacCGCTACCGAGTCGGCCAAATCTGCATACGATAGGTTTGACGCAGACATTAGGCGCGCTGTTACACGTGTTGCAAACTGCATCCGGGTAATGGGGAATGCTCGTTTCCCGGTGTTTGATAAGTCTATCGAAGCAGCGGTCAAGGCGTCTATTGATTTTGTTCTAGGCCCATTCGAAATTTTATATCCCGGAAATCAGAATTTGATAACGACCACGGTGCTGGACACTATAAACACCCGTAAGCGTACAATTTATTGA
- a CDS encoding pumilio/PUF RNA binding protein 5, putative (PUF5 : personnal communication (Van-Duc Luu and Christine Clayton, University of Heidelberg)) yields MLRRGERLTMMAVPALNVPQSNVATQSACTHPFQVPQQCRSAWELTTSDSSPSLSAQGAATPKPAVSNTTNAAASAGCYRSHRYTHNPYASTAPRSDNDGADPVCVSGSGDGNCEAPRHVYNSAVLDSGNLSNGLVERFRAIVGELPRAACTSAGRNLLVSVLRLHHVEMTRTVVDEFRPVLPAVALDSNGCHVVRALVEFIPTGLMATLVPHFTPSLVRDLAVSSPYTRRVLQSVFERHKSDALTPIVEAIAQDSQLLAQRQQGCITIIRTIENTLPHQQRFIISRLLPALPALTMNCYGNYVVQCVLHHMDPEAVTVVVCHAFAGHWVALSCNKFASNVVEKVVRVLEGPARRALIAETVCDPVNLRRLMNDCFGNFVLQAIIDSSTSEVDFRTISQCIRPLLPTSSHGRRIESKLQCVMARAGAVGE; encoded by the coding sequence ATGCTTCGTAGGGGTGAACGCTTAACAATGATGGCCGTCCCAGCTCTCAACGTTCCACAAAGTAATGTTGCAACGCAAAGCGCGTGTACACACCCCTTTCAAGTCCCCCAACAGTGCCGTTCCGCATGGGAGCTTACGACCTCCGACTCATCACCCAGCTTGTCAGCACAAGGGGCAGCGACACCAAAACCAGCGGTATCAAACACGACAAACGCTGCCGCCTCTGCGGGATGTTATCGAAGTCATCGTTACACACATAACCCATACGCATCTACCGCTCCCCGTAGCGATAATGACGGCGCAGATCCCGTATGTGTTTCCGGCTCCGGCGATGGAAACTGTGAGGCACCTCGTCATGTGTACAACAGTGCCGTACTCGACTCCGGCAATCTGTCCAATGGCCTCGTTGAGAGATTTCGTGCGATTGTTGGGGAGTTGcctcgtgccgcctgcacgTCGGCGGGTCGCAACTTGTTAGTGTCGGTGTTGCGCCTGCATCACGTGGAAATGACGCGAACTGTTGTGGACGAGTTTCGCCCGGTCCTGCCCGCTGTTGCGCTTGATTCGAATGGCTGTCACGTCGTGCGTGCTCTCGTTGAGTTCATTCCCACTGGTTTGATGGCGACGCTCGTCCCACACTTCACTCCAAGTCTCGTGCGAGATCTTGCTGTGAGTTCGCCATACACGCGCCGTGTTCTCCAGAGCGTCTTCGAGCGGCATAAAAGCGATGCCCTCACACCTATTGTTGAAGCCATTGCACAGGACAGCCAACTACTTGCACAACGACAGCAGGGTTGCATAACCATCATCCGGACTATTGAGAACACCCTACCTCACCAGCAGCGGTTTATTATTTCCCGCCTGCTTCCCGCTCTTCCCGCACTCACAATGAATTGTTACGGGAACTACGTCGTGCAGTGTGTGCTGCACCACATGGACCCTGAGGCTGTGACGGTTGTTGTTTGTCATGCCTTTGCTGGCCACTGGGTTGCCCTCTCTTGCAATAAGTTTGCCTCAAACGTTGTGGAGAAGGTTGTACGTGTGCTTGAAGGCCCAGCGCGCCGAGCACTCATTGCCGAAACAGTGTGTGATCCCGTCAACCTCCGCCGCCTCATGAACGATTGCTTCGGTAACTTTGTGCTGCAGGCGATCATTGACTCATCTACAAGTGAAGTGGACTTCCGCACCATATCACAGTGCATCCGACCCCTTCTTCCCACAAGTTCACACGGGCGAAGAATTGAAAGCAAACTGCAGTGTGTCATGGCGCGTGCCGGGGCAGTCGGTGAGTGA